ACTGTCAGAAAGGAGATAAAATGAGTGATAAACCCGAGGACCGCAAGGATAGTTCCGATACCGCCGGCAACGGCTGTAGCAATGGCACGCTTACTACTGTCCAGTTTGAACATACTGGTAATAGCCAGACCGCCGGAATAAGCATTGACTGCATTTGTTGTCCAGGTTGCAAGAATCAGGATAATAAAACCCAATACAGGAAATCCCAGGGAGGAGATAACCTCAGTAATATCATAGGTGCCGGCTACAACGGCCATAACTGCTCCTGAAGCGATAAGGATTATCCCGAGAGGCAGTACACCAACCATGGAAGATAGCATTGAGCCTTTTCGGTCTTTAGCATAACGTGAGTAGTCGGCAGCGATGACTCCACCTACAGCAAAACCGCCGACTGCAATGGCTACCCCATTAAAAAATGGAAAGGGATTTGCAGGCTGCACAACAGACAAACCTTCAACACCAAACTGTTTAAAAGCCACACTGGTTCCAACAACAGCCAGTATAATAAGTGCAGGAACAGCAATATAATTCAGGTAGGCCAGAGCCTTTATTCCCACAATCGCTGTAACCAGCATTACGGTTCCCCAGATTAGAGAGGAGAGCCATAGAGGAAAGGACCCGCCCATCTCTGCAATAAAACCGGAAAAAGCGGCTCCCGCTACAGAAGTCTGTACAGCAAACCAACCCATAACTGAGACACCAAGAACAAATGAAATGACTAAACCAGCTCCCTGTTTACCAAAAGAGGATTCAGCATTGACAACTGTTGGCCGCCCCAGATCCGCTCCCTGCATTCCCTGAAAAACCATAAAGGCCATGATGATAAGATAACCGACAACACCGGCTCCTATGGCCTTACCCAGAGTCAACCCGGAAACAAGAGCTCCTCCAACCATCAATGATGTAACGCTGATCATGGCTCCTGCCCAGATAAGAGCAATACTCAACCAGTTTTTTCTCTGGTTCATTGGAATCTGATCAAGAGCGTGCTGCTCAACAAATCCTTCTTTTTCCTGTTTAGACATATATACCTCACAAAGTTTCTTATACAGAGCCCTAGTACAAATAGCATGCCAATCTTTTTAATCCCCAAAAACAGGGTTTTACACATATTTTTCTCATATTTCTCATTTTTCTCATTCTTACGAATCAATCTAATTGAGAATTTCGAACTATTGATATACGATGATTTCATGGATCAGGACGCACAATTCTCTCTGGAACGATTTTTTAGAAGCAGTATTAACATTCAAAAGGCTTCTCCTGAAGAGAGAGCCTGTACATCGATTCAAAGGTACTATGATTCAGGAGTTATGACGATTCCTCCCGTTTTGACTGGATCCGATTACACAGTATCCTGGGATTTTTCTGATCCAGAAGTTGTCTCTGAAATGACAGCCGGAAAGATGGCTCATCTGGTTTTCTGCAGCCGTATAATCACAGATCAGGAAGAGATCAGAACTGACAATGAAAGAAACCATTACTTGAGACAGGTCCTTGAAGTAATTGCAGATGAAAGCGAGAAAGGGATTGTACTTCTCCGGAAAGAGGACTCCCTTTTATATGAGAATCCTATGGCCCGAAAATGGCGTTTATCCGAAAGATTTTTTAATTACTGCGCCGAATCAGGTGATAACAATATTGAAACATCCGAAAGTTACACAATACTCCTGGGCGGTACATCACCTCTAAAAATCCGCCTATATAACTACTACAGCGGAAAAACCTTTATTGGTCGTCTAATATTGGCCAACCCTTTCTCAGGAGAAACCACGGTTGGTATTGATACCACCATAAGAAAAACATCTGGATTTCAAAAAATCATCGGGGACAGCCCTCAGCTGAAACACTGTATCAACATTGCCAGAAGAGCCGCGGTTACTGATTCATCCATATTGATTAGAGGTGAAAGCGGAACGGGAAAGGAGCAATTTGCCAAAGCAATCCATAATGTTTCACTCCGAAAAGAATATCCATTCATTGCTATCAATTGTGCTGCAATCCCTGAGCCACTTCTGGAAAGTGAACTTTTCGGATATGAAAAAGGAGCATTCACCGGAGCAGATTCAGGAGGAAGGAAAGGAAAACTGGAAATGGCCCATGGTGGGACTGTTTTTCTGGATGAAATAGGTGATATGACTCCTGCACTTCAGGCAAAACTGCTTAGAGTAATCCAAACCAGGGAGTTTGAACCTCTGGGAGGTCACCGGACCATCAGGGCCGATGTCCGCTTTATCAGTGCTACTCATAAGAACCTGGAGCAGTATATCGAAAACAGCCTTTTCAGAAGCGATCTCTATTACAGACTTAATGTTATTCCCCTAGTCCTTCCGGCCTTGAAAGACCATAAGGAAGAAGTAGAAAAGCTGGCCCACTACTTCATCCGCAAATATGCTATTTCAACAGGTTCGTTTAAATACCTCTCCCATCAGGCGATGGAATCACTTAAAAACTATAATTGGCCGGGTAATATCAGAGAACTGGAAAATGCCATTCAATACTGCATGACCATAACTCCGGGTGAGCTGATTGATAACGAGGATCTGCCCCCCACAATTCTGTTTCATCCTCAAATTAAAATGCCTCATGAACATAGTAAGCGGAAACGAAGGAAGAACCGCATCTCCTATGAAGAGCTTGTCACTCTTCTTCAAAAATACGGAAATACAACTAAAGGGAAAAAAGCTATGGCGGAGTACTTAGGCATAAGCCTGGCTACACTTTACCGAAAACTGGCAGAGGAGGATCTGTAATGCAGATAATCGATGAAACCTGGGTTAGACCTCTCTATTACGGCTCTCTTCTTACCAGCTGCGGTGGAGGTGAACAATTGGAAATTCTGATTCAACTCCTTACAGACAGACTGAGAGAATCCAAGGTACCACTTCTGGATATCAATGAACTTGAAAAGGGGCATGAATATGCAACAGTCGGAATTATGGGCAGTATGATGGAAGCCCATAATTCCACTGGAAACGAAGGGATTCGGGTTCTTGAAAGATTTGCCGACGAAAACCAGTGCAGGATTGATGGCCTATTTACGATAGAAGCAGCCAGTATTAATGTCCTCTACCCACTCCTGCTGGCATCCATCAGGAAAACTCCTCTTATTGACGGAGATTGTATGGCCAGAGCATTCCCCGAATTTCAAATGACAACAGCCCAGTCAGCAGGTATTCAAATGACCCCCCTCTCCTTAATGACGCCCAAGGGTGATTATTTTACTTTCGATGACCTGGATAACCTCCTGTTTGAAGTAAAGTCCCGGGAAATTGTCAGTGAAGAAGCTGGGGTTGCCTATTTTGCCGGGTTCAAGGCAATTGAAGAGACCCTCAAAAAATGTCTGATCCCCGGGACAATCACCTTCCTGTACCGGATCGGGTGCTGCTTCCTTAATACAAAATCCTATGGCGAACTGCTGGAGAAAATGATGGATGTATCCAAAAACTCCCAATATGGAAGCATTGTCGAACTATTTATCGGCACAGTTAAAGACAGACCGGTCAGAACAGAAAACCACTGGCAGGAAATGAGCATTGAAGGAGTGGGAAACTATAAAAACTCCCGATTTTCTATCTTAGTTCAAAACGAATACCTTATCGGATTAAGAGATAAGAATGTTGCCGCAATGGTTCCAGACCTTATATGTCTTATAGATATTAATACACTCCGGATCATATCCCAACATGAAATTAACAGAGGAATGAAAGTCGCCGTACTCAGTATCCCTGCTCCGGTACGTTTAAAGAGCCAGTCAATGCTTGATCTGATCGGGCCAAAATGCTTCGGCTATAACAATGAATACATCCCTCTGGAGCGCCTATATGAGTCATATTACTTCTAGGGGATACTTGTATCTGATTCTTAAGGATGAGAACATCCAGATTGGTTTCGGGGCTGAAGGGTTTCTGTTCTTCTCTGGTGATTATGGGATAGATGATCAGCAGCAATCCATCCCTGATTCAATAAAACAGTTTCTTCAGGAATATGAACTGGATGAAATTAATATTGAAGCTCTTATCATTTTAAAAGAAATTCAGGGATTATTCTCCCATCTTATAACTGATACCAATAGAGAAATTGCCTATCTGCAGATCAGTGATGATCCATCAGTTCCAATGCAGTTTATGAATAGAGTCGGTTCTTCCGGATGTCATTTGACATTAGCGTATTTAAAGGAAAACAAATACGGAGAAACTGAGAAGATACTGGACAGCTTTTTGAAAAAAGGGATCAGGGAAGTAGCCATAAATGCCTGCTACTCCCCTTTGAAACCACGATTAGAAGAAGAGTTAGCCCTATACCTCGAACAGAAAAGACCTTCAGTCTTTCAATACAACACACCTGAAATTGAAGATTACCAACCTTATCTGACCAAAGAAAACAAACTGCTGATCAATACAATTCTCAAACGCCCTCTTTCACAGATATGGGATCAGATTGCCTCAGTCCTTCCCCAAAAAACTCAATTATTCTGCTGTGGCGATGGATTTATTCGGGATAGAAAAACGATAGCAGAAAACCCTTTGCTATTATGGCAATCAGAAAAAGCTCAGCTCTTGAGGGGTACCGCCCGTACACATAATCTGAACACTTTCATTTCAATGCTGCCCTGGGGAGATAAAGGAATGTGCCTGAATATGGTACAAGAAGGAACACCTCAAATTTCTACGGGATCTAAATTGTTTTCAGGACTTCCAATCGCATTGGACACATTACAGAATACTACATCCCAAAAGTGGCCGACTCCCTATAAACTGAGAGAGCTGTTCTCAAGAATCAACCCGACCCTCGGACCGGTAGATATACTCAACGGAACTGATAAACCTTTTCCTTCTGAATTCCTTTCCTACCGGGAAAAGCCTTTGATTCTCTCAAAAAGGGTTCATATGCTGGGAATGACCAGAACCCCTTACCATAACCGGCTCTTCAGGTTAATTAAAAGCCGGAATCCCGAAGACATAAAGGACATAGAAAAAGAGATGATTCATGAGAGTATCAGTGAGGAAATAAGGTTGGGACTAAAAATATACAGCAAGAAGAATGAATTTAAATTAACCACTCTAAAGTACATTAAAAAGGGATGGGGCATGCTCTATTTAGACACAACGGGCATTCTGATTTAAAGTTTTTCACTACAAAACAGTATAATACTTTCAGGGAATCATTCAAATCAGAATAGATCAGGATTCTGTATAGTCATGAGGAAATCTTATAATAAAATGACATCCCTCATTACAATCCCAACTATAATGACTATCAAGGCTTAAAGAAAGAGATTCAATTAAACGAGAACCTAAACCATGAACAACTTTATCGGGATCAAAACCTTTTCCATTGTCATGGATTGCAACTGAAAAATATTCATCTTCTTCTTTTAAGTTCAGACTCAGGATGCCTTTACCTGAAATAGAAAAGGCGTGTTTTATACTGTTCATCACAATTTCCTGTACAAGCAGTCCCAAATGCAATACTTTATCACAACTTAAAATCATCTTAGATGAAGGTTTATTGAAAACAAGCTCAATATCGTACTCATCAGTGGTGTTCAGTATATTAGAAACTAGAGATTCCAGATAGTTTCTGATATCCAGAACAAGAGGTTGATTTTCCATAAACAGCTGCTCATGGACAAGTGATATGGATAAAACTCTCTGCCTGAGTTTCTCAAACTCATCTGAAAATAACGAATTATCTACTCTATTTGCCTGCAGTTGAATAAGACTGCTGATAATTCCAAGATTATTCCTGACTCTATGATTGATCTCACTCAGTAAAAGGTCTTTTTCAGAAAGACTTTCCCTCAAACGAGTTTCTGTTTCGACCCTCCTGTCTACTTCATCGTTCAATATACGGAAGTAGTCGCTTAAATACCCCATAACGAAACCCACAGAAGTACCGGAGAAAAAGGAAATGAATATACTATCAGGGGCATATTCATTATGACCTATCAAAAAGAATAGAAGCAGATTGAATGGTAAAGACAGAATTCCAGCTGTTAAACCTCCTGGCAAACCATAAGCAAAAGCCGATGCCATAAGAGGTAATAAAACAAAATAATTGCAGGAAATTTTAAGATAATCTGAAAACAGTAAGACAATAAAGATAAATATACCCAGGCTTGCTAAAATAGCTTTCCATCTGTGATGATGATAGATCTTCTTATGAATTCGAGTAATATAAAAATCATCAGGATTAAAGTATCTCTTAAATAGTGGTTTGTAGTTCATAGATT
This genomic window from Oceanispirochaeta sp. M1 contains:
- a CDS encoding DUF917 domain-containing protein, whose product is MQIIDETWVRPLYYGSLLTSCGGGEQLEILIQLLTDRLRESKVPLLDINELEKGHEYATVGIMGSMMEAHNSTGNEGIRVLERFADENQCRIDGLFTIEAASINVLYPLLLASIRKTPLIDGDCMARAFPEFQMTTAQSAGIQMTPLSLMTPKGDYFTFDDLDNLLFEVKSREIVSEEAGVAYFAGFKAIEETLKKCLIPGTITFLYRIGCCFLNTKSYGELLEKMMDVSKNSQYGSIVELFIGTVKDRPVRTENHWQEMSIEGVGNYKNSRFSILVQNEYLIGLRDKNVAAMVPDLICLIDINTLRIISQHEINRGMKVAVLSIPAPVRLKSQSMLDLIGPKCFGYNNEYIPLERLYESYYF
- a CDS encoding cytosine permease, whose translation is MSKQEKEGFVEQHALDQIPMNQRKNWLSIALIWAGAMISVTSLMVGGALVSGLTLGKAIGAGVVGYLIIMAFMVFQGMQGADLGRPTVVNAESSFGKQGAGLVISFVLGVSVMGWFAVQTSVAGAAFSGFIAEMGGSFPLWLSSLIWGTVMLVTAIVGIKALAYLNYIAVPALIILAVVGTSVAFKQFGVEGLSVVQPANPFPFFNGVAIAVGGFAVGGVIAADYSRYAKDRKGSMLSSMVGVLPLGIILIASGAVMAVVAGTYDITEVISSLGFPVLGFIILILATWTTNAVNAYSGGLAITSMFKLDSSKRAIATAVAGGIGTILAVLGFITHFISFLTVLTAGITPIAGVMIADYWIRNKGKAENWAPTEGINWVGIIAWLLGTFTGLFLKWGSSAINAIVVSAVCFLVLSLVTDKKGKLADANS
- a CDS encoding sigma-54-dependent Fis family transcriptional regulator, encoding MDQDAQFSLERFFRSSINIQKASPEERACTSIQRYYDSGVMTIPPVLTGSDYTVSWDFSDPEVVSEMTAGKMAHLVFCSRIITDQEEIRTDNERNHYLRQVLEVIADESEKGIVLLRKEDSLLYENPMARKWRLSERFFNYCAESGDNNIETSESYTILLGGTSPLKIRLYNYYSGKTFIGRLILANPFSGETTVGIDTTIRKTSGFQKIIGDSPQLKHCINIARRAAVTDSSILIRGESGTGKEQFAKAIHNVSLRKEYPFIAINCAAIPEPLLESELFGYEKGAFTGADSGGRKGKLEMAHGGTVFLDEIGDMTPALQAKLLRVIQTREFEPLGGHRTIRADVRFISATHKNLEQYIENSLFRSDLYYRLNVIPLVLPALKDHKEEVEKLAHYFIRKYAISTGSFKYLSHQAMESLKNYNWPGNIRELENAIQYCMTITPGELIDNEDLPPTILFHPQIKMPHEHSKRKRRKNRISYEELVTLLQKYGNTTKGKKAMAEYLGISLATLYRKLAEEDL
- a CDS encoding sensor histidine kinase is translated as MGYLSDYFRILNDEVDRRVETETRLRESLSEKDLLLSEINHRVRNNLGIISSLIQLQANRVDNSLFSDEFEKLRQRVLSISLVHEQLFMENQPLVLDIRNYLESLVSNILNTTDEYDIELVFNKPSSKMILSCDKVLHLGLLVQEIVMNSIKHAFSISGKGILSLNLKEEDEYFSVAIHDNGKGFDPDKVVHGLGSRLIESLSLSLDSHYSWDCNEGCHFIIRFPHDYTES